The following DNA comes from Chloroflexota bacterium.
CCGAGCCGTCGCGGCTGGCGATCAACCAGTGGGTCAGCGACCAGACCGAAGCGCGCATCAAAGACCTGATTCCACGCGGCGCCATCGACGCTTCGACCGCGCTCGTGCTAACCAACGCGATCTACTTCAACGCGGCGTGGGCCAGCCCGTTCGACGCGAAGGCGACCGTGAGCGAGCCGTTCACGCTGCTGGACGGCAAGAGCGTCAACGTCCCGACAATGAAGAAGCGCGCGGAGTTCGCGTACGCGCAGGGCGATGGCTGGCAGATGCTGGAGATGCCGTACGACGGCCGCGAACTGGCGATGGACATACTGCTGCCGGCGGCCGGGCAGTACGAGGCGTTTGAGTCGGCGCTCACGGCGGCGAGGCTGACGAGCATCGTGCAGGCGATGAAGGGCGATTACATGGTGGACGTTAGTCTGCCGCGCTGGAAGTTCGATTCGTCGTTCGGGCTGGTCGATCCGCTGAAGGCGCTCGGCATGAAGGACGCTTTCGCGGGCGGCAAAGCTGATTTCTCAGGGATGGACGGATCGCGCAACCTGTTCATAAGCGCAGTCCTGCACAAGGCGTTCGTCGCGGTGGATGAGGCGGGCACCGAAGCGGCCGCCGCCACCGCCGTGATTGTCGGGCGCACTTCGATCCCGGCTCAGAGCACTGTCTTCAAGGCTGATCGCCCGTTCATCTTCCTGATCCGCGATCTGAAGACCGGCGCGGTGCTGTTCGTGGGGCGCGTGCTGAATCCGGGCGGGTAGACAGGGGGTGACGCCGCATGTCAATCTGCAAGTCGGTTGCCGGCGGCCAGGTAACGCCATCGCTCGACGACACCGCCCAGGATCATCAGGCCGATGACCAGTGCAGAGACCGAGAACGCGGTTTGCCGCAGTGGGTATGCATCGCCGCGCAACCAGCGCGCAATGTCCAGCACGACGATAGCGCCGCGCAGAACATAGATGGCGCTCACCGCGAGCAGCACGATCCGCGTGAGCGGCAAGCGCGCCACGATGCCCGCACCGGATAACGCATACACCCCCCACAGCGCGAACACTCCGGCCAGCGCAAGCGTGACGATCGCGGGCCAGGGCGAACCGCCCGTGGCAGCCTGTGCGAGATCCGGAACGCCGAAATACACGTAGGCCGTTGAACCGATCAGCGCGATCGCAACATGCATGAGGGCGATGCCGATGTTCACGAGACCGGCCAGCAGCAGGGGAACCTTCCGCCATCTGCGAGAAGAATCTTCAAACCGCGCCGTGGTCATACCATCGCCCCCTGTTACTCGCTTGCCGCGCCGGATCAGCCGTTTACGGTAATTCGCACGACGACCCGCGTCTTCGCAATCCGGTCGAGCACGATGAAGTCCGGGTTGCCCGCCGCATCCAGCGCCACGCCGTACCATTTCGCCGTCTGCGGCGCGGCGCGCAGTTGCGCCGCCAGCGCGTCGGCCACGGCGCGCTCGTCCTCAATGACCGTTGCCGTGCCCCTGACGGCAGCGCCGCGCAGCACAACCGACACCGGCGCGCCGCCGCGCGCGTTGCGCCACCACTGGCGCGTGCGCAGGCTGGTGATGCTCAACGCGTTGCCGATGCGCACGTAGCTGACCGGCGTCGTGATCGGCTGGCCGCTCTTGCGACCCGTCACGGTGACGAGCATGGTGCTGCCGCTCAACATGCCGTGCAGCGGCGAGCGCAGCAGCGCGGCCGTCATGCTGTTTCCGAAGCGCATAAACGCATTGTCCGCCATCCATTTCTCCTCGTGCTGCAATCGTATTTCGCCGCCGGCATCAGCGCGCCATCGTCGGCAGGTAGTACCACGCGAACGGTCCGCCTTCGACCGCGCCGCTGTCGGCCCGCGCGCCGATCGGCCGCGCCGTGCCGCGCGCATCCAGCGCGGGGTAGTCGATGCCCGGCAGGCCGGGCACGATGTCGAGCGCGGGACTGCCCGGCAGCGGCTGCCAGAGCAGCAGGCGCGTGCCTGCCCCCGCGCCGACCAGTGGCCCGATCGGCAGTGGTTCCGGCGACAGGCGCACGTCAACGCCGTTCAGGCTGCCCGGCCCGCTAAACGCGCAGGTCGCGTCCCCCGCCAGATTGTAGCCCTGGTCGGCCACCACATCGTCGCAGTCCTGCGTCCTGTTGTGCGCGATGATGCTATTCCGCACGAAAATGCGCGACGACCTGTACCAACCGCCCTGACGCAACCCGACATCATTTGAGATGACTATCGAATTGGTCATCGTCAGCACGCCGCCGGCGTCAATCGCGCCAGCCGTGGGGTAGTAATTGGCGATACGCCCGATCGTGACGTTTTCGAGAATGGCTGTCACGCCGGAGTAAATCGTCAGCGTGCCTTGCGCCAGATGGCGGTTGTCCATCAACACCGAGCCGGACACGTACACCTGTGCGCCGCTGCCGGCATAGATCCCGGCGGCGATGGCGCTAAAGTTGTTCGCGATCAACGTGCGGGTCACGGTCAGCGGGCCATAGGCGCAGATGCCGGAGCCATACGCATACGCCGAATTGAGAGCGACCAGAGAGGCGTCGAGCGCGGCCGAGCCGGTGCTGTGCAGCCCTCCGCCGTTGTTGAGCGAGTTGTTGCCCTCGATCGTGCTGCGCTTGAGCGTCAGGCGGCCGGGGTTGTCAATGCCGCCGCCGTTGTAGCGTGCGGTGTTCCCGGTCACGGTCACGCCCGACAGGTGCGCGATGCCCGCGTTGAAGATCGCGCCGCCTGCTCCGCCAACGGAGAAGACGGGGTCGTTGATATCACCTGCCGTGTTGCCGAGCAGTCTGCTGTTCGTGATGGTCACCGCCGCGCCCGCCCCAACATAGACGGCTCCGCCGTATGCCGCCGCGTTGCCCTCCAGCCGCGAATCGGCGATCAGCGCGCGCGCCGCGCCGTCCAGGTAGAGCGTGCCGCTCACCACCGCCGTGTTGTGGACGATGACGCTGTTGGCGATCAATAATTCGCCGAACGCCGCGATCACGCCGCAGTCCGTGCCGGTCAGCGCATGGCTGTCGCGCACGGTCACATCGACCAGCGACAGGCTGCCCTCGCTATGCACCGCCGCGCCGCAGCCACCGGCCGACGACGCGTTCGCCAGCGTCAGCCCGGCCAGCGATAGCGACGCACCCGGCGACACATACAGCAGCCGCGACGCGCCGCCGCCATCCAGCGTGATCCGGCCGCCGCCGTACAGCATCGCCTCGCGCGTGACTGTCAGCGGTCCCGCCGTCATGGTGATTGTCAGCGGATCCGCGCCGCAATCGAACGCGATACCGCCGCCGCCGGCTAGTGCAGCCGCCAGCGCGTTCTCGGTACAACTTCCCGGTGTGCCATCACCGACAATGCCCGCTGCCCGCGTGGAACCCACGGACAGCGCAAACCAGACAAGAGCGCATGCCAAAGCTGCCTCAGCGAAAAGGGCTGCCTGCCGCCGGCGTCGCCAGGGAACCATGCTGCCTCCAGGTCTACGATCGCACGCGAACAGTCGTTCGCATTGTACGATGTGCGCCGTTGGCCGTCATGAGTCGAATGCCACGTACACGGCATGACATTCGCCCTATACCAAATGAGCCCGCAAAAAAGCCCCGCAAGCCGGTGAGGCTCGCGGGGCGAGCTAGCAACTAGCGACTAGCAACTAGCGACTAGCAACTAGCGGCTAGCAATTAGCGACTAGTTGCTAGTACCCGACGGCGATACCGATGTGCAGCGGATCGGCTCCGCCGTGCACCTTGCCCTCGTCGTCAACCAGAATGCCGGTCGGGCTCGCGAACGGCCGCGGCGAGAAACCCTTCTCGCGCACGTCAAGCGTGTGCCCGCGCCCGGCCAACCCGGCTAGCACGTCCTCGCCCAGCGTCTTGTCGATCTGCAGCTTGGCCGCGCTGGCGTCCACCGACAGCGTGGCGCAGGCGTCTTGAATGCCCATGCCGTAGTCGATCACGTTGTGGATCACCTTCATCACGGTGCCCATGATCTGGCGGCCGCCCGGCGCGCCGACGCTCATGTACGGCTTGCCGCGCTTGAGCACCAGGGTCGGCGTCATGCTCGACACACCGCGCTTGCCTGGCGAGATCGAGTTGGCCCGGCCCGGGTTCGGGTCGAGCAGCACCATCGAGTCGTTGAACAGGATGCCCGTGCCCGGCACCACGACCTTGGAGCCCCAGCCTTCGTTGATCGTCTGCGTGATCGCCACCATGTTATGATACTTGTCGATCACCGACAAGTGGGTGGTGCAGCCACCATCCGGTTCCGGTGTGCCCGGCTTGTACGTCGCCGGGCTGTACGGCTTGATCTCCTTCGCCGCCTGACGCGGGTCGATCTCCTTGCGCCGCGTGGCCGCATACGCTTTCGACTCCAGCACCTGCCACGGCACGTCGATGAAGTCTTCGTCGGCCAGGTGTTGCCAGCGGTCGGCGTAAGCAATGCGCGCCGCCTCGACGAACAGGTGCAGCGCCTCCGGCGATTTTGGATCGAGGCCGGAGAAATCGATGCCTTCGAGGATGTTGAACGTCTCGGCCAGCGTGCCGCCGCCGGTCGATGGCGCGTAGATCAGCGTGTAGTCGCCGCGGTAGGTGGTCGAGCGCGTCTGGCGAATCTTCGGCTGGTAGTTGGCCAGATCATCCAGCGACATGACGTTGCCGTGCGCGTTGAGGTCCTTGACGATCATCTCGGCGGTCTCACCGCCATAGAAGCCGACGACCCCTTGATCGTAAATTCGCTTCAGCACCTTGGCCAGGTCGGCGTTGACGACTCGCTCGGGCTGGTCGCCGCCGCGCCCGGCGGTATACAGGAGCTTGCCCTGCTTCAGGTAGATGGCCGCGGTTGCCGGGAAGCGCATCAGCGCCTCCATCGAACCCGCCGTGGTGAGCATCGAGAACCAGGTCGTCGGGTAGCCTTCCTCGGCATATTTGATCGCCGGCTCCAGCGCGCGCCGCAGACTGATCGTGCCAAACTTCTCGAGCGCCACCGCCGCGCCCTTGACCATGCCCGGCACGGCGATTGAGCGATAGCCGATGATGTTCTCGTCGTTCTTTACGCCGCGGAAACCGAGCGTGTCCACGGCGCCAGGGTTCACGATCTCGTACATGTCGGGCGTCGCTTTGCCCGGCGCCGGCATGAAGTAGTCCACGACGCTGCTCGTGCCGGTGCGCGCGTTGTGATAGACCATGAACCCGCCGCCGCCGACGCCGTTCATTGCCGGCTCCAGTACGCCCATCGTCAGCGCCGTGGTGATGGCGGCATCCACCGCGTTGCCGCCCTCTTTCAGCACCTGCAGACCCGCTTCGGCCGCCAACGGATGCTTGGCGGCGACCATGCCATGGTCGGACACCGCCTCATTCTTGGAGAATGCCCAGTTAGTGACGTTCATGGCGCGTCTACTTCCATTCCTGCAGGAACGCTTCGGCCTTCGCCAGGAACGCGGCGATCATCTTCTCGCCCTTTTCCGGCGTGGCCGTCGTCGCGTCGCCCGTCATGCCCGACGCGGTCATTTCGCGATACGAGCGATGGTACTGGATGATCTCTGGGTATTTGCCGCCCAGCCCCGGCTTGGCCTGTTCCTTCGTTGCCAGCTTCATGTCGACCAGGTCGGGACGCACCGCCATCACAACCGACGTGCAGTTCTCGCCCGCGTGGCCGACCGCCACATCGCCCGTGTCGGCGATGCCGACCGCGACGCGGCCGATCGCGCGCCACCAGTCCACCTGTGCCACCTGGATGCCCTTTGCCATCAGTTCGCGAGCCAACTCGCCGATCAACGTGACGTTGCCGGCATGGCCGTTCATAAACAGGATGCGCTTCATGCCGTAGAACACGAGGCTATTGGCCACATCACGCAGATACGCCTTCAATGTCTCCGGCTCGACCGACAATGTGCCGGGGAACGACATCAGCGACTGCGAGCAGCCGATCGGCACGAGCGGCGCCACCACGGCGCCGGTGCGATCCGCCAGACGCCGCGACGCTTCCAACGCGACGAGGCCATCCGAGCCCATTGGCAGATGCGGCCCGTACACTTCCACCGCGCCGACCGGCACGATCGCGAACGTTGTCGCCTTCAGCGCCTTCTCAGCCTGCACCCACGACATTTCCTGCAAAGTCAAGGTCATTGTTCTCTCCGAGGAAGAATGTGAACAGTGAACAGTGAACCGTGAACAGTATGAACTCGCTTGCAGGCATTATCTGCCGGCGGGAGAACCTACTGGTAACTGTTCACTGCTCACTGCTCACTGTTTTCTAGTAGTTAGCGTCCGATCAGCCGCGGGTCCAGCGCATCCCGCAGGCCGTCGCCAAGCATGTTGAACGACAGCACCGTCACCGCCACGGCCAGGGACGGCCAGAGGACAAGCGACGGAACCAAATCCATGTAGCCGCGCGCCGTTGAAACCATCTGGCCCCACGACGGCGTCGGCGGCATCACGCCGAGCCCCAGGAATGACAGGCCCGACTCCACGAGGATCGCGAAGCCGGCGCTGAGCGACGCCTGGATGATGATCGGAGCCGCGATGTTCGGCAGGATCGCTTTGCGGATGATCCGCCAGTCACTGGCCCCGACCACCCGCCCGGCCTCGACGTATTCGTTCTGCTTCACCGACAGCACCGCGCCGTGCACCAGCCGCGCGAATGTCGGCGTCTGCGCGATGCCGATTGTCAGCATCAGGTTGGGAAGACTGTTGCCCAGGAACGTCACGATCGCCAGCGCCAGCACGACCGTCGGGAACGACAACATCACGTCGAACCAGCGCATGATGAGTGTGTCGACCCAGCCGCCAAAATAGCCGGCCAGCAGGCCCAAGAAAACGCCCAACGTGCCGGCGATGAGCACCGCGACCGCCGCAACCTGGAGCGAGATACGGGTGCCCCAGACGACGCGGCTGAACATGTCGCGCCCGAAATCGTCCGTGCCGAGCGGATACTCTGCGCTCGGCGGCTTCAGCACTTGGCCGGCGTACTGCCGCGCCGGATCGTGCGGCGCGATGGCGGCGGCGAACAGCGCGATAAGCGCCAGCACGACGATGACCAGTCCCGACGCGCGCACGCGCGGGTTGGCTATTACTCGTTTGGTCAACACGTAAACTTGTCCTCTAACTGTAACGGATGCGAGGGTCCAGCACGCCGTACAACAGGTCCACGACCAGATTGATCGTCACAAACGCGCCGGCGATCAGCAAGATCGCCCCCTGTGTGGCGGGGTAGTCGCGGTTGACGATGCTATTGATCAGGAACGTCGCCAGGCCGGGCCAATTGAATATATATTCGACGATCACGGCGCCGCCGAGCAGCGACCCGATCTGCAGGCCCACGACGGTCACAACCGGGTTCAAGGCATTACGCAGCGCGTGGCGGTACATCACGACCCGCTCGGTCAGCCCCTTGGCGCGCGCCGTTCGCACGTAATCCAGCGCCAGCACTTCCAGCATGGACGAGCGCGTCATGCGCAGTACCACGGCGCCCATGCTCACGCCGAGCGTGACCATCGGCAGAATCAGCAGCTTGATGTGCCCGCCCAGGTCCTCGTTTGGCGCCACATAGCCGGACGAAACAAACCAGCCGAGTTGCAGGCCGAACACGAGCACCAGCAGCGTGCCGACCACGTAGTTCGGCAGCGACAGCCCGACAATCGCCGTCGTACCGACAATGATATCGAGGAAGCCGTTGCGCTTGACCGCCGCCAGGATGCCCAGCGGCACGCCGAACAGCAGCGCAAACAGCGCGGCGAGCGCCATCAACTCGATGCTGCGCGGCAGGCGGTCGAGCAGGTCCTTCATGATTGGCCGGCTGCTGATGACACTCTTGCCCATGTCAAGCCGCAGGATGCCGCCCAGCCAGTCTACATATTGCACAGGCAGGGGGCGGTGCAGGCCGAGCCGCTCTTCCACGGCAAACACCGCTTCGTCCGTCGCGGCGTCGCCGAGGATCGCCCGGCCCGGGCGGCCCGGGATAATGTGCATCAGCATAAACACGAGCGTCGCTACCGCCAGCATCAGCGGGATAACCATCAACGTGCGGCGCAGGAGGAAATAATTCATAGTGGTCAATCAGATGGGGTGTTGGCGCACAAAAAGCCCGCCGGTGTTGCGCGGGCGCTCGGCGCCGTCACTCCAAACAGAGGGATGCGGGGGACGCTGCAAACAGCGTCCCCCGCGGTCCGAGCGGCGGCTAGGCCGCCTTGTCCAGCCAGGTTTCGCGCAGCGTCGTCGACGTCCACGAAGCCGGGATATGCTCGTAGCCCTTCACATACGCAGCGCCGGCTTCCGCCTGCTCGCGGCGCACGAGGTAGGTCCACGGGCACAGGTCCAGCGTACGCTCTTCGATTTGCTTGTAAAGCGCCTTGCGCGCGTCCTTGTTCGTCTCGCCGCGCGCCTTGTCGAACATGTCGTCCAACTGCTTGTCCGAGAAGTGAATCTGCGGAGCGAAGTTGCGGCCCGTCTGCAACTGCTGGCTCAGGAAGTCCGGGTCGACGATATCCGGCGCGGAGCCCCAGACATGCACTGGGAACGTGCCGGCCTTCACCGTATCGCGGAAGGTCAGCCATTCCTGCAGGACCAGTTCGACATCCAGGCCGAACTGCTTCAACTGCCCGTGCGCCGCTTCGGCCGGCTTGCCGATAACGGTGTAGGTCACGGTCGACAGCATCTTGAATTTCAGATCGGACGGCGACTTGAAGCCGGCTTCGCTCAGCAACTTCTTCGCCTTATCCGGATCGAAGGTGTAGCGGCCTTCGAGATTGTTGTAGCCTTCGAACGTCTCGGGGATCAGGCCGCCAGTCATCGGCTTGCCGCGCCCGCTGAACGCCGACTCCATCATCGCCTTGCGGTCGAGCGCATACGACAGCGCCTGGCGCACCTTCACATCGTCGAACGGCTTGACATCGTACATGTAAGCCATCCAGCCATAGCCGGAGACCGAGTCGCTGGTGATGAACAACTTCTTGTCCGACTCGATGACCGCCAGGTCCTTGAACGGCACGTAGTCGATCAGATCGACCGCGCCGGTGCGCAGCGCCGTCACGCGCGCCGTGTCATCCGGATACGGGATGTAGGTGATGCCGTCGAGGTACGGCATGTCCTTCTGCCAGTAGTTCTCGTTCTTGATCAGCTTGATCGATACGCCCGGCTGGCGTTCCACCCACTTGAACGGGCCGGTGCCGACCGGCTGGGTCTGCAGGTTGACATTGGGGGTGGTGCCGTGCTTCATGCTGGTCATCATGCACGCGTTGTTGGCCAGCACGGCCGGGAACGTGGCATTCGCCTTCTTCATGACGAACTTGACCGTGTACTTGTCCGGCGTTTCCACCTTCTCAACGTCAAGCATGGTGCCGCGGAAATACGCGCTGACTTTGGCGTCCTGAATGCGCTCAATATTCCACTTGACATCTTCGCTGGTGAACTCTTCACCGTTGTGAAACTTGACGCCCTGGCGCAGCTTGAAGACCCAGTTGTTGCCTTCCGAGGTGTACGACTCGGCCAGCTCCGGCACGATCTTGCCGCCCTTGTAGACGTTCAGCAGGCCCTGCATGACCATCGCCTTGATCGTGTTCGAGGCTGCGCCGGTGCTGAAGTGCGGGTCGTAGTTTGGCGGATCGGTCGACAGACCGTACTTGAGGATACCGCCCTTCTTCGGGGTCGCGGGCGCGGCCGCCGTAGTCGGCTTCACCGCCGCGCCGGGCGCCGTTGTGGCCGCGGGCGCTGTGGTGCCCGATGGACCGCATGCCGCGAGCGGGATGGCGCCGGCCGCCACGGCCAGCAGTTGCAGGAAGCGCCGGCGGGACAACTTGCCCGTCTCGAAGCGCTGCTGCAGGATACTGAGATAGTCACCTTCTGCCATTTTTCTCCTCCTTGGGGATAGTGGTGGCACAAACAAAAACGCGCCCCGTCGCCGAGTGAGTCGGCAATCAAGAGCGCGGAACGGTACCCGGGTTGATCGAGCGAGGGGCCGGAGTTTGATATGGAAGTTTGGAGCCAATCGCAACGAGCCACGTCAAGAAATCATGAGTCTGTGGCATAACCATGTGAAAAGTATAACGAAATTGGCGCTGCAAGTCAACCGATTGTTACAATTCATTAACGTGACGGATTACGAATGCCCGGTAAGCCGGCTCCCAGACCGAGAATAGCGCCAAACTGCGCAACGCACGAGAGAAACTAACGCAATGTGGTCACGTTATGCCGTTTCGACCTGAGCATGTCGTGGTTGCACACGGATATGCCCGAGCCGATCACGGTCATCCTGAGAATGTTCATGCCCGGTGCGGGCATACGCCGGTACATGACATCCGCGTGGGGGACGGGCTTGCCCCGGCCCAGAACCGGGCACACACAGCCCCCCAAAGGGGCGAGCATGTCGGGGTCGCCCCGACGTGCAATGCCGCGAATATTATGAGCAGCGCGAAGGACCTCAAGTCCGTGAAGTCACAGCCGATCGCCGGTTGACATGCTTCGCGCTCGACGGGCATAACGCCGCGGGTGTTGCCTTCGCGCTTCAGCGTGTGCCCGCCGGGCATACAGGACAGGCCAATGGGCACGCTCAAGTTGCAACAGTATTGTCGGGGTGTTCTGCAACAACGGCAGGGGGAAATAAAATAGGGCAATGCGCACGGCACCGCCCTATCTTGCGATCTTAGCCTGTGACAGGCAACGTTTCCGAACAGTAGCGGCGACTGGACTCGAACCAGTGACCGAACGATTATGAGCCGTTTGCTCTGCCAACTGAGCTACGCCGCCATCCAGTAGCGGGGGGCAGATTCGAACTGCCGACCTTTGGGTTATGAGCCCAACGAGCTGCCACTGCTCCACCCCGCATTGCGAAAGATAGTATACGGTATGGCGGCTGATCCGTCAAATAACGGTAGGGGCGAAGCATCGGCGCGAGCGCGCCTGCCATGGCGGAACCATCCGCCGATGCTTCGCCCCTACGAATCCTAATACGGCCCCGCTTGCGCCTTCGGCTTTGCTGCCATGTCGCCCTTGACGGCGGTAACGACCTGCTTGCACGCCATCGCGATCATGCGCCCATCGCTGCCGACGGTCGCCAACTGGTAGCCTATCGCCTTGACTTTCAGCGCGTACTCGGCGCTGCCGGTATGGATGCCGGCGACGATGCCGTGCCGCTTCGCCGCCGCGACGATCGTCTCCAGCCACGCGATGCGCTCCGGCTCCTGGTAGTCGGAGCCCGGCCCGCGCCCGTAGCTCTGGCTCAGGTCGGACGGGCCGACGTAGATCGCATCGAGGCCCGGCGTGCTCAGGATGTCGTCGAGGTTCCCCATCGCCTCTTTCGTTTCGATCATCGCCATGGTGATGACCGTGTCGTTGGCGTGCGCGGCGTAGTCCGCGCCGGCGTAGAGCACCGCGCGCGTCGGCCCCATGCTGCGGAAGCCGGCCGGCGGGTAGCGGCAGGCGCCGATGAACGCCTCGCACTGCGCGCGCGTGTTGATCATGGGGCAGATGATGCCGTACACGCCCGCATCGAGCATCTTCATGATGATGCCCGGCTCGTTCCACGGCACGCGCGCCAGCGGCGTCACGCTGCTCGCGCTCATCGCCTGCAGCATGGTCACGGCCGCCTGGTAATCGACCGGGCCGTGCTGCAAATCGATCGTGATGCTGTCCCAACCCTGCTGCGACATCAACTCGGCCGAAAACGCGCTGGGGATGTGCAGCCATCCGTTCAGTGCAAAGCCGCCCGACTTCCAGAGAGTGCGCAACGCGTTCTCACGCATGACAGGCTCCTTCGAGGATAGATTGATGAGCGCCGCGCGATGCTGCGCGGCACATTTGACGCGAACATTGTAGCAAATCGCCAGGCGCACGGCAACCGGATTTGACAGCCAGCCCGGGTGGCGCGACAATGGCGCATCACCTGCGACACGGAGGGCACACATGTCCGCACCCGTTCAGCGCTGCGCCTGGGCGTCCAAAGAGGTGTTTCACGACTATCACGACCGCGAGTGGGGCGTGCCGATCCATGACGACCGCGCCCTGTTCGAGCTACTGATCCTGGAAGGCGCGCAGGCCGGGCTGTCGTGGCAGACCATTCTGACCAAGCGCGACGCCTACCGCGAAGCGTTCGCTCATTTCAACCCGCGCGCGGTGGCGCGCTTCGACGCCGAGCGCCAGGCGCGGCTGCTGCAAAACCCGGGCATCGTCCGCAACCGGCTGAAGGTCGCGTCCGCCGTGACGAACGCGCGGGCGTTCCTCGCGGTGCAAAAGGAGTGCGGGACGTTTGACCGCTATCTGTGGAGTTTCGTCGGCGGCCGCCCGATCGTGAACCAGTGGCGCAGCCTGCGCGAGATGCCCGCGCAGACGGCCGAAAGCGATGCGCTCTCCAAGGACCTCGTCAAACGCGGCTTCCGTTTCGTCGGGTCCACGATCGTGTATGCATTCATGCAATCGGCCGGGCTGGTGAACGATCATGAGGCAGGTTGCTTCCGTCATAGCGCTGTGCAGGAACCTTAGCGCCAGGAGCCTGCAAAGAAAACACGGCAAGCAAACTCCGCTTGCCGTGTTCGTTTCCACTGCCGGTTGGGACGTCAGCGCGCCGGGAGCGGCGTGCTGACTGGCGCGGCGATCACCGCCGTCTCGCCGGGCTTGCCCAGCTTCATGTCATGGCGCGCCACTTCCTCAACATACTCGTTCGACTGCACGTGCTGCTTGCGGTCGACCAGCCGGCGCTGCTCGTCCTGCACATCTTTCATTTGTTGTTGCAACGCATCGCGCTGCTGCAGCAGATCGGCCGTCGTCGAAACCTTCTGAACCAGCACCACCAGCACGAAGATGCTGAAGATCCAGAACGCAGCGACAAATATCTGCGAAAGCGACAGCGTGTTGGGTCCGCGCGAGTTGCTCATGACAAACAAAGTGTAGCGAAAATCGGCTGTAAGTCAAGCGTTTTGGCAATCCCTTTGCCGCTCTGCTGCCCAAGCCCGGACCCCGACAACTGCCCGCCGTACCCACACGCGCGTTATTTGCGCACTAATCAATGGCGCCAAACATTGAACAAATACTGTCCAAACTACTGACAAACACGTCTATCGTTTGTATAATGTTTGGGTGATTGAGCCAGCGCCAAGCTACACCATCAAAATCGTGTCGGAACGCACCGGCGTGCCGCTGCACACCCTGCGCGCCTGGGAGCGCCGCTACGGCGTGCCCAAGCCGGGGCGCGGCGCCGACAACCGCTACCGCTTCTACGACGACGACGACATCGCCGACGTGCTGTGGCTCAAGCGCCAGGTCGACTCGGGCGTCTCGCCCAGCCAGGCGAGCGCGCTCCGCTGCCGGCAAAAGGCGCAAGCTGAGACGCGCCAGGCGACGCCGGCGCTACAATCGCTGAGCGACCGCCGGCACGCGCTGCAGGATGCGCTGCTTACCTTCGACGATCGCGCGGCCCACCAGATTCTCGACGAGGCGATGGGGCTGTTTCCATTGGAGCAGGTGGCAGCGCAGGTCATTGTGCCGGCGATGCACGGCATCGGCGAGCAGTGGATGCGCAATGA
Coding sequences within:
- a CDS encoding serpin family protein, yielding MFSKLLAGLALVVFVVSCAPTPPATPTAAPGRTPSVATATPPPAATVAPGGTVARSDKSRLTGVAAPAADLTILAKDDAAFAFDLYGRLRASAPGANFMFSPHSISTALAMTYAGAKGNTATEMAAALHFGLPADRLHAAFNTLDQELAARGKGAQGKDGKGFRLNTVNAVWGQSGYKFLPDFLDTLALNYGAGLRLLDFARQTEPSRLAINQWVSDQTEARIKDLIPRGAIDASTALVLTNAIYFNAAWASPFDAKATVSEPFTLLDGKSVNVPTMKKRAEFAYAQGDGWQMLEMPYDGRELAMDILLPAAGQYEAFESALTAARLTSIVQAMKGDYMVDVSLPRWKFDSSFGLVDPLKALGMKDAFAGGKADFSGMDGSRNLFISAVLHKAFVAVDEAGTEAAAATAVIVGRTSIPAQSTVFKADRPFIFLIRDLKTGAVLFVGRVLNPGG
- a CDS encoding nitroreductase family deazaflavin-dependent oxidoreductase; the encoded protein is MADNAFMRFGNSMTAALLRSPLHGMLSGSTMLVTVTGRKSGQPITTPVSYVRIGNALSITSLRTRQWWRNARGGAPVSVVLRGAAVRGTATVIEDERAVADALAAQLRAAPQTAKWYGVALDAAGNPDFIVLDRIAKTRVVVRITVNG
- the ggt gene encoding gamma-glutamyltransferase — protein: MNVTNWAFSKNEAVSDHGMVAAKHPLAAEAGLQVLKEGGNAVDAAITTALTMGVLEPAMNGVGGGGFMVYHNARTGTSSVVDYFMPAPGKATPDMYEIVNPGAVDTLGFRGVKNDENIIGYRSIAVPGMVKGAAVALEKFGTISLRRALEPAIKYAEEGYPTTWFSMLTTAGSMEALMRFPATAAIYLKQGKLLYTAGRGGDQPERVVNADLAKVLKRIYDQGVVGFYGGETAEMIVKDLNAHGNVMSLDDLANYQPKIRQTRSTTYRGDYTLIYAPSTGGGTLAETFNILEGIDFSGLDPKSPEALHLFVEAARIAYADRWQHLADEDFIDVPWQVLESKAYAATRRKEIDPRQAAKEIKPYSPATYKPGTPEPDGGCTTHLSVIDKYHNMVAITQTINEGWGSKVVVPGTGILFNDSMVLLDPNPGRANSISPGKRGVSSMTPTLVLKRGKPYMSVGAPGGRQIMGTVMKVIHNVIDYGMGIQDACATLSVDASAAKLQIDKTLGEDVLAGLAGRGHTLDVREKGFSPRPFASPTGILVDDEGKVHGGADPLHIGIAVGY
- a CDS encoding creatininase family protein; translated protein: MTLTLQEMSWVQAEKALKATTFAIVPVGAVEVYGPHLPMGSDGLVALEASRRLADRTGAVVAPLVPIGCSQSLMSFPGTLSVEPETLKAYLRDVANSLVFYGMKRILFMNGHAGNVTLIGELARELMAKGIQVAQVDWWRAIGRVAVGIADTGDVAVGHAGENCTSVVMAVRPDLVDMKLATKEQAKPGLGGKYPEIIQYHRSYREMTASGMTGDATTATPEKGEKMIAAFLAKAEAFLQEWK
- a CDS encoding ABC transporter permease, which translates into the protein MLTKRVIANPRVRASGLVIVVLALIALFAAAIAPHDPARQYAGQVLKPPSAEYPLGTDDFGRDMFSRVVWGTRISLQVAAVAVLIAGTLGVFLGLLAGYFGGWVDTLIMRWFDVMLSFPTVVLALAIVTFLGNSLPNLMLTIGIAQTPTFARLVHGAVLSVKQNEYVEAGRVVGASDWRIIRKAILPNIAAPIIIQASLSAGFAILVESGLSFLGLGVMPPTPSWGQMVSTARGYMDLVPSLVLWPSLAVAVTVLSFNMLGDGLRDALDPRLIGR
- a CDS encoding ABC transporter permease, with the protein product MNYFLLRRTLMVIPLMLAVATLVFMLMHIIPGRPGRAILGDAATDEAVFAVEERLGLHRPLPVQYVDWLGGILRLDMGKSVISSRPIMKDLLDRLPRSIELMALAALFALLFGVPLGILAAVKRNGFLDIIVGTTAIVGLSLPNYVVGTLLVLVFGLQLGWFVSSGYVAPNEDLGGHIKLLILPMVTLGVSMGAVVLRMTRSSMLEVLALDYVRTARAKGLTERVVMYRHALRNALNPVVTVVGLQIGSLLGGAVIVEYIFNWPGLATFLINSIVNRDYPATQGAILLIAGAFVTINLVVDLLYGVLDPRIRYS